Proteins encoded together in one Deinococcus irradiatisoli window:
- a CDS encoding metal-dependent transcriptional regulator: MTKVETLELSRSAQDYLKQLYVLGEQDERVNTQALAGAMKVTPASATGMLRKLAELGLVQHTAYQGAVLTEGGERVALEMVRHHRLIEAYLHQALGYTLDELHDEAERLEHVISELLEARMADFLGHPTHDPHGDPIPSLDGTLPVREERSLAALAVGVTARVARVPDSDPAQLRALMAAGLTPGAQVSVCRTEPAFGTLTLDLGGAERTLALNVAARVFVVVSPRPQ; encoded by the coding sequence ATGACGAAGGTGGAAACGCTCGAACTTTCGCGCTCGGCCCAGGATTACCTCAAACAGCTGTATGTGCTGGGGGAGCAAGACGAGCGGGTCAACACCCAGGCGCTGGCGGGGGCCATGAAGGTCACGCCAGCCAGCGCCACCGGCATGCTGCGTAAACTCGCCGAGCTGGGGCTGGTGCAGCACACCGCCTACCAAGGGGCGGTGCTGACCGAGGGCGGAGAGCGCGTGGCACTGGAGATGGTACGCCACCACCGCCTGATCGAAGCGTACCTGCATCAGGCGCTGGGGTACACCCTCGACGAACTTCACGACGAAGCCGAGCGGCTGGAGCACGTCATCAGCGAACTGCTCGAAGCCAGGATGGCCGACTTCCTGGGTCATCCCACCCATGACCCGCACGGCGACCCGATTCCTTCGCTCGACGGCACCCTGCCGGTGCGCGAGGAGCGTTCGCTGGCGGCGCTGGCGGTGGGCGTCACGGCCCGGGTGGCGCGGGTGCCCGACAGCGACCCGGCCCAGCTGCGCGCCCTGATGGCGGCGGGGCTGACGCCTGGCGCCCAGGTCAGCGTCTGCCGCACCGAGCCGGCCTTCGGCACCCTCACCCTGGACCTCGGCGGCGCCGAGCGCACCCTGGCCCTGAATGTCGCGGCGCGGGTTTTTGTAGTGGTCAGTCCCAGGCCCCAGTAA
- a CDS encoding DEAD/DEAH box helicase, with protein MTVQTPSFAGLEAFLRDTLGGSAALLHEEAPASADTVRPRDLGWSAALQRGFGFPEVFSHQAETYRRLKDGEHVIVTTPTASGKTGAFFPAVFDALEQDAQATALFVYPLVALGQDQREKLLAFRERGGYPFQVASFQGAAQPDQVFLPGVRMVTATPDKLHWSLTHPRMRQFLSTLRFIVLDEAHSYRGGFGSEVAGMLRRLLDLSRALGGRPQVVLSTATIGNPAQFARELSGVDVTEVRDSGAARHGKRFYLADHKGQPRRFWDAVMSSAIHRDLKVLSFFRGRSRAARLYGTYRAHPLYSKHAHLYMAGTSDREGRLSDFRSAHSGVMFATNALEAGVDIGDLEIVIVDGYPGSRMAFRQMAGRAGRVAPGLVLYLPSLDDRGVPLPVDAFYSNQDNFRELLTGKIEKAVVEASNPYLAPRHKEREEEELYLAGLGPHAPARKYWNLRGEGSAKFAVIEESEWEKHGPRTFQAPLESPSHHYALVEKHEEAVFTLDGQGYKVKRWLPTSEGTAILVEKYDNQHTFTRGLHATLVTPRQMSAWQTRGPLAYRFGTVTIQRQYSGYTMMREVFERACSNCDREPGLTERTCRHCGGRIQDKMQANKLSEHLYEVPVQTPAFQTAALEIGIDARATEQPSAVAHTLKHLLQKLIPERVACDEGDLAGVFREKNDNYFYLYDDWRGGLGVARRAYEQLDDLLWRALELCRKPCCQKGCFECTAVSRCFSPYLASGERRPTDKAATRVYLEALLGAAPLAEDEFVPEALPAAATEPSTSWATQARELLDLYGLSLPEVSARLGIPSRDIQRAVAKTKPLRLRHGKFGDGVFAQGFHQGDKREVLVYFPGVGQKRLILKYAGLTVLEEARS; from the coding sequence ATGACCGTTCAAACGCCTTCCTTCGCTGGTCTGGAGGCGTTTTTGCGTGACACCCTGGGCGGCAGCGCGGCCCTGCTGCACGAGGAAGCGCCGGCCAGTGCCGATACGGTGCGTCCCCGCGACCTGGGGTGGTCGGCGGCGTTGCAGCGCGGCTTCGGCTTTCCCGAAGTCTTCAGCCACCAGGCCGAGACGTACCGGCGCCTGAAGGACGGAGAACACGTCATCGTGACGACGCCGACGGCCAGCGGCAAGACTGGGGCGTTTTTTCCAGCGGTGTTCGACGCGCTGGAACAGGACGCGCAGGCCACCGCCCTGTTCGTGTATCCGCTGGTGGCGCTGGGGCAGGACCAGCGCGAGAAGCTGCTGGCCTTCAGGGAACGCGGCGGTTATCCGTTTCAGGTGGCCTCGTTTCAGGGCGCGGCCCAGCCGGATCAGGTGTTCCTGCCGGGCGTGCGGATGGTGACGGCCACCCCCGACAAGCTGCACTGGAGCCTGACGCATCCGCGTATGCGCCAATTCCTGAGCACCCTGCGCTTCATCGTCCTCGACGAAGCGCACAGCTACCGGGGAGGATTCGGCAGCGAGGTGGCCGGGATGCTGCGCCGGCTGCTGGACCTCTCTAGGGCGCTGGGGGGCCGACCCCAGGTGGTGCTGAGCACCGCGACCATCGGCAACCCGGCCCAGTTCGCGCGCGAACTCAGCGGCGTGGACGTGACCGAGGTGCGCGACTCGGGCGCAGCGCGGCACGGCAAGCGCTTTTATCTGGCCGACCACAAGGGGCAGCCCCGGCGCTTCTGGGACGCGGTGATGTCGTCAGCGATCCACCGCGACCTCAAGGTGCTGTCGTTTTTCCGGGGGCGTTCGCGGGCGGCGCGGCTGTACGGCACCTATCGAGCGCACCCCCTCTACAGCAAGCACGCCCACCTCTACATGGCCGGCACCAGCGACCGCGAGGGCCGTCTGAGCGACTTTCGCAGCGCCCACAGCGGCGTGATGTTCGCGACCAACGCGCTGGAAGCCGGGGTGGACATCGGCGACCTGGAAATCGTGATCGTGGACGGTTATCCCGGCTCCCGGATGGCCTTTCGGCAGATGGCGGGCCGGGCCGGGCGGGTGGCGCCGGGGCTGGTGCTGTATCTGCCCTCGCTGGATGACCGGGGCGTGCCGCTGCCGGTGGACGCCTTTTACAGCAACCAGGACAACTTCCGCGAACTGCTGACCGGCAAGATCGAGAAGGCGGTGGTGGAGGCCAGCAATCCTTATCTGGCGCCGCGCCACAAGGAGCGCGAGGAAGAGGAACTGTATCTGGCCGGGCTGGGACCGCACGCGCCGGCGCGCAAGTACTGGAACCTGCGCGGCGAGGGCAGCGCCAAGTTCGCGGTGATCGAGGAAAGCGAGTGGGAAAAGCATGGCCCCCGGACCTTTCAGGCGCCGCTGGAAAGTCCCAGCCACCACTACGCCCTGGTCGAGAAGCACGAGGAAGCGGTGTTTACCCTCGACGGGCAGGGTTACAAGGTCAAGCGCTGGCTGCCGACCTCTGAAGGCACCGCCATTCTGGTGGAGAAGTACGACAACCAGCACACCTTCACGCGCGGCCTGCACGCCACCCTGGTGACGCCGCGCCAGATGAGCGCCTGGCAGACGCGTGGCCCGCTGGCCTACCGCTTCGGCACCGTCACCATTCAGCGCCAGTACAGCGGCTACACCATGATGCGCGAGGTGTTCGAGCGCGCCTGCAGCAACTGTGACCGCGAGCCGGGCCTCACCGAGCGCACCTGCCGCCACTGTGGGGGCCGCATCCAGGACAAGATGCAAGCCAACAAACTCAGCGAGCACCTGTACGAGGTCCCGGTTCAGACCCCTGCCTTTCAGACCGCCGCGCTGGAGATCGGCATCGACGCCCGCGCCACCGAGCAGCCCAGCGCCGTGGCGCATACCCTCAAGCACCTCTTGCAAAAGCTGATTCCCGAGCGGGTGGCCTGCGACGAGGGTGACCTCGCCGGGGTGTTCCGCGAGAAGAACGACAACTACTTCTACCTCTACGACGACTGGCGCGGCGGCCTGGGGGTGGCGCGGCGGGCCTACGAGCAGCTCGACGATTTGCTGTGGCGGGCGCTGGAGCTGTGCCGCAAACCGTGCTGCCAGAAAGGCTGCTTCGAGTGCACCGCCGTGAGCCGCTGCTTTTCACCGTATCTGGCGAGCGGAGAACGGCGCCCCACCGACAAGGCCGCCACCCGGGTGTATCTGGAAGCGCTGCTGGGAGCCGCGCCGCTGGCCGAGGACGAGTTCGTGCCGGAAGCGCTGCCGGCGGCCGCGACCGAACCCAGCACCTCCTGGGCGACCCAGGCCCGTGAGCTGCTTGATTTGTACGGGTTGTCGCTGCCGGAAGTCAGCGCCCGCCTGGGCATTCCCAGCCGCGACATTCAGCGGGCCGTCGCCAAGACCAAGCCGCTGCGGCTGCGGCACGGCAAGTTCGGCGACGGGGTGTTTGCCCAGGGCTTTCACCAGGGCGACAAGCGCGAGGTGCTGGTGTACTTCCCCGGGGTGGGCCAGAAGCGCCTGATCCTGAAGTATGCCGGGCTGACGGTGCTGGAAGAAGCGCGGAGCTAG
- the dnaB gene encoding replicative DNA helicase: MELTPRVPPHNNDAEISVLGSILLENDVLLQLGDTLSSDMFYREGHRKIFAAMRNLQERGEPVDLVTLSDELTKRGALDDVGGLTYLIGLSDQVPTSAYAEHYARLVQEKHTLRQLISASSQAMKLAYDGQLPLEDLLDKAEKMIFEVAEHKKKGDQYQAMSDVVQDTFEYITLLHSNKGIPDGVASGFRDLDEYISGLQKGSLNVLAARPSMGKTAFALSIAQNVALRGEKTVAVFSLEMPSVQLALRMLCSEARVDMNRIRSGQLNERDFERLAHAAGRLAEAPMVIDDEPDLTVNALRSKLRRIQAQHGNLGLVVIDYLQLMSGNKGNSNGNENRQQEISVISRNLKSIARELEVPVMVLSQLSRAVEQRPNHRPMLSDLRESGAIEQDADIVMFIYRDEYYNKETDQQGIAEIIIGKQRNGPVGTVKLQFHSAHVRFNDLAGEG, encoded by the coding sequence ATGGAACTGACGCCCCGCGTTCCCCCCCACAACAACGACGCCGAAATCAGCGTGCTGGGCAGCATTCTGCTCGAAAACGACGTGCTGCTCCAGCTCGGTGACACCCTCTCGTCCGACATGTTCTACCGCGAAGGCCACCGCAAGATCTTCGCCGCCATGCGCAACCTGCAGGAGCGCGGTGAACCGGTGGACCTGGTGACCCTGAGTGACGAACTCACCAAACGCGGCGCCCTCGACGACGTGGGCGGCCTGACCTACCTGATCGGGCTGTCGGACCAGGTGCCGACCTCGGCCTACGCCGAGCACTACGCCCGGCTGGTACAGGAAAAACACACCCTGCGCCAGCTGATCTCGGCCAGCTCTCAGGCGATGAAGCTCGCCTACGACGGGCAGCTGCCACTCGAAGACCTGCTCGACAAGGCCGAGAAGATGATCTTCGAGGTGGCCGAGCACAAAAAGAAGGGCGACCAGTACCAGGCGATGAGCGACGTGGTGCAGGACACTTTCGAGTACATCACGCTGCTGCACAGCAACAAGGGCATCCCCGACGGGGTCGCCAGCGGCTTTCGCGACCTCGACGAGTACATTTCGGGGTTACAGAAGGGCAGCCTCAACGTGCTGGCGGCCCGGCCCTCGATGGGCAAGACCGCCTTCGCCCTGTCGATCGCCCAGAACGTCGCCCTGCGCGGCGAGAAAACGGTGGCGGTGTTCAGCCTGGAGATGCCCAGCGTGCAGCTGGCGCTGAGAATGCTGTGCAGCGAGGCGCGGGTGGACATGAACCGCATTCGCAGCGGGCAGCTCAACGAGCGCGACTTCGAGCGGCTGGCCCACGCCGCCGGGCGCCTGGCCGAAGCGCCGATGGTGATCGACGACGAGCCGGACCTGACCGTCAATGCCCTCAGAAGCAAACTGCGCCGCATTCAGGCGCAACACGGCAACCTGGGGCTGGTGGTGATCGACTACCTGCAGCTGATGTCCGGCAACAAGGGCAACAGCAACGGCAACGAAAACCGCCAGCAGGAAATCAGCGTGATCTCACGCAACCTCAAGAGCATCGCCCGCGAGCTGGAAGTGCCGGTGATGGTGCTCTCGCAGCTCTCACGCGCCGTGGAGCAGCGTCCCAATCACCGCCCGATGCTCTCTGATTTGCGCGAGTCCGGCGCCATCGAGCAGGACGCCGACATCGTGATGTTCATCTACCGCGACGAGTACTACAACAAGGAAACCGACCAGCAGGGCATCGCCGAGATCATCATCGGCAAGCAGCGCAACGGCCCGGTCGGCACCGTCAAATTGCAGTTTCACAGCGCCCATGTCCGCTTCAACGACCTGGCAGGAGAAGGCTGA
- a CDS encoding NUDIX hydrolase codes for MPDHTPKGKAPGARPASAAANPNAPQPTATPATTPGTQNRSRNRNRHRNRNRSTPGENRPRNEGRGEVQPPITAPPSRGRNKRPLAEPRIGVGCIVMRGDEVLIVRERGRWSLPKGGLEVGELVQDGARRETYEETGLIVELRELAFMVEFQAETWGHHIQFFYVGREIGGTLGPRDPDRDVQEAKFVSVRHLREYLRFRPRLVALESWLRDRRPKHFVFNLDKEPAMLRKRTRVDTGRAAAARKEDQLERLTFEAEDELP; via the coding sequence ATGCCCGACCACACCCCCAAGGGCAAAGCTCCCGGCGCCCGGCCCGCCAGCGCTGCCGCCAACCCCAACGCCCCCCAGCCCACCGCGACCCCGGCCACCACGCCGGGCACCCAGAACCGCAGCCGCAACCGCAACCGTCACCGCAACCGCAATCGCAGCACCCCCGGCGAGAACCGGCCCCGCAACGAGGGGCGCGGCGAAGTGCAGCCGCCCATCACCGCGCCGCCCTCGCGCGGGCGCAACAAGCGGCCGCTGGCCGAACCGCGCATCGGGGTGGGCTGCATCGTGATGCGCGGCGACGAGGTGCTGATCGTGCGCGAGCGCGGCCGCTGGAGCCTGCCCAAAGGCGGTCTGGAAGTCGGCGAACTCGTTCAGGACGGCGCCCGGCGCGAAACCTACGAGGAAACCGGCCTGATCGTGGAACTGCGCGAACTGGCCTTCATGGTGGAGTTCCAGGCCGAGACCTGGGGCCACCACATCCAGTTTTTCTATGTGGGCCGCGAGATCGGCGGCACGCTGGGGCCGCGCGACCCGGACCGCGACGTGCAGGAAGCCAAGTTCGTCTCGGTGCGCCACCTGCGCGAGTACCTGCGCTTCCGGCCCCGCCTGGTGGCGCTGGAAAGCTGGCTGCGCGACCGCCGGCCCAAGCACTTCGTGTTCAACCTCGACAAGGAACCGGCCATGCTCAGAAAGCGTACCCGGGTGGACACCGGCCGCGCCGCCGCGGCCCGCAAGGAAGACCAGCTGGAGCGCCTGACCTTCGAGGCCGAGGACGAATTGCCGTAA
- a CDS encoding SDR family NAD(P)-dependent oxidoreductase, with translation METQRLQDQVIAVTSGDQGYGRAISASLTRAGASVVLIGNNSETLSAHASALEQAGGIAIPLKADVSVTLDWLSAQNRILEIFGALHGIVHLADKRAHTNFTVLSEGEWMELFNCNIKSSVAMTQLIQRRLPGTWLTLVGPHLDEPGLQAYPQRGALRGLVERAATEELRLNMVLPSRASSGEAKYDAPLSEAVLTLALPELQHLRGNVMEVPLPPVPKYREEREGGVRSA, from the coding sequence ATGGAGACCCAGCGCTTGCAGGACCAGGTGATCGCCGTGACCAGCGGTGACCAGGGGTACGGCCGCGCCATCAGTGCGTCGCTGACGCGGGCCGGCGCCAGCGTGGTGCTGATCGGCAACAATTCCGAAACGCTCTCGGCGCACGCCAGCGCCCTGGAACAGGCTGGCGGCATCGCCATTCCGCTCAAGGCTGACGTCAGCGTGACGCTCGACTGGCTCAGCGCCCAGAACCGCATCCTGGAAATCTTCGGCGCGCTGCACGGCATCGTGCATCTGGCCGACAAACGCGCCCACACCAACTTCACGGTGCTGAGCGAAGGCGAGTGGATGGAGCTGTTCAACTGCAACATCAAGAGCAGCGTCGCCATGACCCAGCTGATTCAGCGCCGCCTGCCCGGCACCTGGCTGACCCTGGTGGGGCCGCACCTCGACGAACCGGGCCTGCAGGCCTATCCCCAGCGCGGCGCCCTGCGCGGCCTGGTCGAGCGCGCCGCCACCGAGGAACTGCGCCTGAACATGGTGCTGCCCAGCCGCGCCAGCAGCGGCGAGGCCAAGTACGACGCCCCGCTGTCCGAGGCGGTGCTGACCCTGGCGCTGCCGGAACTCCAGCACCTGCGCGGCAACGTGATGGAGGTGCCGCTGCCTCCGGTGCCCAAGTACCGCGAGGAACGCGAAGGTGGGGTGAGAAGCGCTTGA
- the nrdR gene encoding transcriptional regulator NrdR, protein MKCPYCGAADSKVVNSRSSDDGGAIRRRRECLSCARRFTTYERAQLEPLMVVKRGGLRQAFNPDKLLRGLTLASEKRPIPPETLRAFAYGFEDEVGAPEIESGEIGKRAMNFLRPLDDVAYIRFASVYREFDSLERFIEEIRGLKDEA, encoded by the coding sequence TTGAAGTGCCCGTACTGCGGCGCGGCCGACAGCAAGGTGGTCAACTCGCGCTCCAGCGACGACGGGGGCGCGATTCGCCGCCGCCGCGAGTGCCTCAGCTGCGCCCGGCGCTTCACCACCTACGAGCGTGCCCAACTCGAACCCTTGATGGTCGTCAAGCGCGGCGGCCTGCGGCAGGCGTTCAATCCCGACAAACTGCTGCGCGGGCTGACGCTCGCCAGCGAGAAACGGCCGATTCCACCGGAAACGCTGCGCGCCTTCGCCTACGGCTTCGAGGATGAGGTCGGCGCGCCGGAGATCGAGAGCGGTGAGATCGGCAAGCGGGCCATGAATTTTCTGCGCCCCCTGGACGACGTGGCCTACATCCGGTTTGCCAGCGTGTACCGTGAGTTCGATTCGCTGGAGCGCTTCATCGAGGAGATCCGGGGCCTGAAAGACGAGGCCTGA
- a CDS encoding 1-acyl-sn-glycerol-3-phosphate acyltransferase: MSRAPTPRWMNRPPTPGSRLAAAALRLAGWRLLLPPAPGTKLVGVAYPHTSNWDLLPGLLWGWATGTPLKFVAKHSLFRFPLGPLLRAWGGLAVDRRKAGGNFVLAVAAVMAEQPEIMLAIAPEGTRERTGGWKSGFYHMAQAAGVPLALLTFDWKHKQVGVLAYLTPSGNLSADYEQIRAAYADVGGRHPAKATPIRAAEAALSDVRKTL, translated from the coding sequence ATGAGCCGTGCCCCGACCCCGCGCTGGATGAACCGCCCGCCCACGCCGGGCTCGCGGCTGGCCGCCGCCGCCCTGCGCCTGGCCGGCTGGAGGCTTCTGCTGCCGCCTGCGCCGGGCACGAAGCTGGTAGGAGTGGCCTACCCGCATACCAGCAACTGGGACCTGCTGCCGGGCCTGCTGTGGGGCTGGGCCACCGGCACGCCGCTGAAGTTCGTCGCCAAGCACAGCCTCTTCCGCTTTCCGCTGGGGCCGCTGCTGCGCGCCTGGGGCGGGCTGGCGGTCGACCGGCGCAAGGCTGGCGGCAACTTCGTCCTGGCGGTGGCCGCCGTGATGGCCGAGCAACCCGAGATCATGCTCGCCATCGCGCCGGAAGGCACCCGCGAGCGCACCGGGGGCTGGAAGAGCGGTTTTTACCACATGGCGCAGGCCGCCGGGGTGCCGCTGGCCCTGCTGACCTTCGACTGGAAGCACAAACAGGTGGGCGTGCTGGCCTACCTCACGCCCTCGGGCAACCTGAGCGCCGACTACGAGCAGATTCGCGCTGCCTACGCCGATGTGGGCGGCAGGCACCCGGCCAAGGCCACGCCGATTCGCGCCGCCGAAGCGGCCCTGAGCGACGTTCGCAAGACCCTCTGA
- a CDS encoding DUF3248 domain-containing protein, whose product MTDFSPAELAAQLEALGGQLVWRVGKDDASDEVVVRLGYASATPRFAHLPRLRSASDDDLHEALNRGTVVIEWVD is encoded by the coding sequence ATGACCGACTTCTCTCCGGCCGAACTCGCCGCGCAGCTCGAAGCGCTCGGCGGGCAACTGGTCTGGCGCGTCGGCAAGGACGACGCCAGCGACGAAGTGGTGGTGCGCCTCGGCTACGCTTCGGCCACGCCGCGCTTCGCCCACCTGCCCCGGCTGCGCAGCGCCAGCGACGACGACCTGCACGAAGCCCTCAACCGGGGCACGGTGGTGATCGAATGGGTCGATTGA
- a CDS encoding DUF3809 domain-containing protein, whose amino-acid sequence MIVEAHQPFRLPAPEDPAALAFVRDPTRALAKVRFLKTLEVQGSEVRGVLAVQLPMLGEVTLPFFSVLEHTAAGARLLPQPLDNERAWLEVEGEAGLEGTELDYRFTFRAHLDTPSAEKWGAVAFEKMVQAAASRTLAKVARELPAAVAAALAENQP is encoded by the coding sequence TTGATCGTCGAAGCCCACCAGCCGTTCAGGCTGCCCGCGCCTGAGGACCCGGCGGCCCTGGCGTTCGTGCGCGACCCAACCCGCGCGCTGGCGAAGGTGCGCTTTCTGAAAACGCTGGAGGTGCAAGGGAGCGAAGTGCGAGGCGTGCTGGCGGTGCAATTGCCGATGCTGGGCGAAGTTACCCTGCCGTTTTTCAGTGTGCTAGAGCATACAGCGGCGGGCGCCCGCCTCCTCCCACAGCCACTGGACAACGAGCGGGCCTGGCTGGAAGTGGAGGGAGAAGCGGGACTAGAGGGCACGGAGCTGGACTACCGGTTCACCTTCCGCGCCCACCTCGACACCCCCAGCGCCGAGAAGTGGGGCGCGGTGGCCTTCGAGAAGATGGTGCAGGCAGCGGCCTCACGCACCCTGGCGAAAGTGGCCCGCGAGTTGCCCGCAGCGGTGGCGGCGGCGCTGGCCGAGAACCAGCCGTAA
- a CDS encoding NUDIX hydrolase has translation MQLRSLVGQRPLFSVAAGATVQDEHGRVLLQRRSDDGLWGLPGGGMEPGETFEDTARRELLEETGLSTPLKLWQVVSGPQLYHRYPNGDQVYFVSGLCRGRLNAAEIASAVPDAEGETLELRWFDLADLPDISANVNKLNLNLLRAEVSLPPLPLAPWPAPPGGEHLRELRALVGSRPLFSPGSNVLLRDGSGRVLLLKSRDSGLWMLPGGGMELGETFEDTARRELLEETGLEVGTLRPLTFSIGADFQFTYANGDRVYNASQLYEARYGGGELKLQQSEIVEARWFAPGERPPDEELSGPLIVSHLRKWA, from the coding sequence ATGCAACTGCGTTCCCTGGTGGGCCAGCGGCCCCTCTTCAGCGTCGCGGCCGGCGCCACCGTGCAAGATGAGCATGGGCGCGTGCTGCTGCAACGCCGCAGCGACGACGGTTTGTGGGGCCTGCCCGGCGGCGGCATGGAACCCGGCGAAACCTTCGAGGACACCGCCCGGCGCGAACTGCTGGAGGAAACTGGCCTGAGCACGCCGCTGAAGCTCTGGCAGGTGGTCAGCGGGCCGCAGCTGTATCACCGCTATCCCAACGGCGATCAGGTGTACTTCGTCAGCGGGTTGTGCCGGGGCCGCCTGAACGCCGCCGAGATCGCCTCAGCGGTGCCGGACGCCGAGGGCGAGACGCTGGAGCTGCGCTGGTTCGACCTCGCGGACCTGCCGGACATCAGCGCCAACGTCAACAAGCTCAACCTGAACCTGCTGCGGGCCGAGGTCAGTTTGCCGCCGCTGCCGCTCGCGCCCTGGCCGGCCCCACCCGGAGGCGAACACCTGCGCGAATTGCGGGCGCTGGTCGGCTCTCGCCCGCTGTTCTCGCCAGGGTCCAACGTGCTGCTGCGCGACGGGTCAGGCCGGGTGCTGCTGCTCAAGAGCCGGGATTCGGGGTTGTGGATGCTGCCCGGCGGCGGCATGGAACTCGGCGAAACTTTTGAGGACACCGCCCGGCGCGAACTGCTGGAAGAAACCGGGCTGGAGGTGGGGACGCTACGGCCACTGACGTTCTCGATCGGCGCCGACTTCCAGTTCACCTACGCCAACGGCGACCGGGTCTACAACGCCTCGCAGCTGTATGAAGCCCGGTACGGTGGGGGAGAGCTGAAGCTCCAGCAAAGCGAAATCGTCGAGGCCCGCTGGTTTGCGCCCGGCGAGCGGCCGCCGGACGAGGAACTCAGCGGGCCGCTGATCGTGAGCCACCTGCGCAAGTGGGCCTAG
- a CDS encoding branched-chain amino acid ABC transporter permease produces the protein MSAVTRAPGAARHGLGLWALLAAAALLVLPQVLYPVLALDVLAWGLLAVAFNLLFGYTGLLSFGHAAFWALGAYGGGSLLQHGAPVPLAMLGGTAAALIVAVPFGYLSVRSVGIYFSMITLAFAQMVYFLALQWTDVTGGENGLQGLPRPGFLGLNFDSNLQRYYFALAVFALGLYVAFRTVRSPFGLALQAVRDNEQRAQSVGYNPQRFKFTAFLISAGLAGLAGTLFVFGHGVVSLEVANWRTSGEVVIITLLGGTGTLFGPVIGAAIVVILRDVLSTANLPVGIVTGLVFVLTVLFFRQGVLGTLSGLLRRRG, from the coding sequence GTGAGCGCCGTGACGCGGGCACCCGGCGCGGCGCGGCACGGGCTGGGGCTGTGGGCGCTGCTGGCGGCGGCCGCCCTGCTGGTGTTGCCGCAGGTGCTCTACCCGGTGCTGGCGCTGGACGTGCTGGCCTGGGGCCTGCTGGCGGTGGCCTTCAACCTGCTGTTCGGCTACACCGGGCTGCTGAGTTTCGGGCACGCGGCGTTCTGGGCGCTGGGCGCCTACGGGGGCGGCTCCCTCCTTCAGCATGGGGCGCCCGTTCCGCTGGCGATGCTGGGCGGCACGGCGGCGGCGTTGATCGTTGCCGTGCCGTTCGGTTACCTCAGCGTGCGCTCGGTGGGCATCTACTTCAGCATGATCACGCTGGCCTTCGCGCAGATGGTGTACTTTCTGGCCCTGCAATGGACCGACGTGACCGGCGGCGAGAACGGCCTGCAGGGCCTGCCGAGGCCGGGCTTTCTGGGCCTGAACTTCGACAGTAATCTGCAGCGTTACTATTTCGCACTGGCGGTGTTCGCGCTGGGGTTGTACGTGGCGTTCCGCACGGTGCGCTCGCCGTTCGGACTGGCCCTGCAGGCAGTACGCGACAACGAGCAGCGCGCCCAGAGCGTGGGCTACAATCCTCAGCGCTTCAAGTTCACCGCCTTCTTGATCTCGGCCGGGCTGGCGGGGCTGGCCGGCACGCTGTTCGTGTTCGGGCACGGGGTGGTGAGCCTGGAAGTCGCCAACTGGCGCACCAGCGGCGAGGTGGTGATCATCACGCTGCTGGGCGGTACCGGCACCCTGTTCGGGCCGGTGATCGGCGCGGCCATCGTGGTGATCCTGCGCGACGTGCTGAGCACCGCCAACTTGCCGGTGGGCATCGTGACCGGGCTGGTGTTCGTGCTGACGGTGCTGTTCTTCCGCCAGGGTGTGTTGGGCACCCTCTCGGGCCTGCTCCGGCGACGGGGTTAA